A stretch of DNA from Micromonospora peucetia:
CCCCTTCGTCTCCTGCGACGACGGCGAGGCCACCGAGCTGGCCGTGGCCCACCTGGTGGCGCTCGGGCACCGCCGCATCGGCCTGATCACCGGTCCGGACCGGTTCGTGCCGGTGCAGCGCCGGGTGGCCGGCTTCCGGGCCGCGGTGAGCCGCCTGGTCGGCGTCACGGAGGCCGGCCTCGACGAGCTGGCCGAGCTCTCCCTGTTCGGTGTGGAGGGTGGCGAGGCCGCCGCCGCGCGGCTGCTGGACCGCGGCGTCACCGGCATCGTCTGCGGCTCCGACCTGATGGCGCTCGGCGCGATCCGGGCCGCCCGGCAGCGTGGCATGTCCGTCCCGGGGGAACTGTCGGTGGTCGGCTACGACGACTCCCCGCTGATGGCCTTCACCGACCCGCCGCTGACCACCATGCGGCAGCCGGTGGCCGCGATGGCGGTCGCCGCCGTCCGGGCCCTGGTCGACGAGATCAACGGGCACGCCGCCCCGAACTCGGAGTACGTGTTCCGCCCGGAACTGGTGGTGCGCGGCTCCACCGCGGTCGCCCCCACGCGCCCCGCGCCGGACACCCGGGCCCGACAGCGCCCGGCCCCGCCCGCCCTAGCCGTCCCAGCCTGACCCCCCGCCCCTCCCCGCCCCTCCCCGCCCCTCCTCCCCTCGCCTCGCCTCGCCTCGCCTCGCCCCTCCTCCCCTCCTCCCCTCGCCTCGCCTCGCCGATCTTGCACTTTTGGCCCGCGAATCGCGGCAAATGCACTCTTTGCTGAGGCCGGAAGTGCAAGATCGCGGGCGCGAGGGCAGGGGCGGCGTCATTTCTTGCGCAAGGAATGCTTGACTCTTGCAGTGTCGGGCGGCATTCTGCTCAGACACCGCATCCGAACCCGCAACCGCGCCGGGTGCAGCCGTCTTGCGCCACAGAACGGGGAACGCCACAGATGACCGTCAGCAACCCCACGCCGCTGACCTCCGACGACGACTGGTGGCGCTCCGCGGTCGTCTACCAGGTCTACGTACGCAGCTTCGCCGACTCCAACGGCGACGGCGTCGGTGACCTCCAGGGCATCCGTGAGCGCCTGCCGTACCTGCGTGACCTCGGGGTGGACGCGCTCTGGCTGACCCCCTTCTACACCTCACCGATGATCGACGGCGGGTACGACGTCGCCGACTACCGCGACGTCGACCCGATGTTCGGCAGCCTCACCGACTTCGACGCGATGATCACCGACGCGCACGCCCTCGGCCTGCGGATCATCGTCGACCTGGT
This window harbors:
- a CDS encoding LacI family DNA-binding transcriptional regulator, producing MRARLSDIAQQAEVSEATVSRVLNDRPGVAPETRQAVLTALDVLGYERPARLRKRSAGLVGLVVPELDNPIFPAFAQVIESTLAQSGFTPVLCTQTAGGVTEDEYVEMLLDRQVSGIVFVSGLHADTSANHDRYRALIARPLPVVMINGYAPGIPAPFVSCDDGEATELAVAHLVALGHRRIGLITGPDRFVPVQRRVAGFRAAVSRLVGVTEAGLDELAELSLFGVEGGEAAAARLLDRGVTGIVCGSDLMALGAIRAARQRGMSVPGELSVVGYDDSPLMAFTDPPLTTMRQPVAAMAVAAVRALVDEINGHAAPNSEYVFRPELVVRGSTAVAPTRPAPDTRARQRPAPPALAVPA